The segment ggtcaaaaaaacaaagccatcTTCGAAATCATCACATTGTCTACAAGAGAAATCATTACTTTTGCAGTTATGTATCACTCTATTCAGCAGATGAACATATTCATGACTTGAAACAGATATGAACAAATCCAGGAAGTGATATTCTTGAACTTACCACACAACGAGGAAGTCTAACAATTCAAAATGGTTCTCAATGTACTGTACACAGCAATGAGTGGTGCCAACCTTTTGTTTCAACAATATGGACCAACAAAGGACAAGGTCCTTTCTTGCCTACATTAAGAAACATTGTCAATCTGAAGAATGATTAAGATACACGTTTTTCCTGGCGATTAACTGTAAGAAATGTTAAGACATGACTTACTTCCCATCCAAGAACAGGCAATTTGTGAATTAGAAGATCGATAACACACTCTTTACATATCTCCTCCACTAGCTGTGAAACTTGATCCGCATTCGGTTCAACCTCCGCGTCTCCAATAAGCATACATCTCATAATTACGAAGTTCTTCTCAACTTCTTCCATGGCCTGAGGCAAAGGATCATTCAAATGTTTAATAACCTCTGATTTGGAGGCAAaggaatttcatcaaacaattCTTGTAAACCTAAAAGTAAGTCCAAATCATCcccaaccaaaagaaaaattggttACATAATGCGAGGAAATGAGACTAACCTTTTCAAGAGCTTTAACTTCGACGACGGTTTTGGTATCGAGTGCCATAAGGCTGTCCTTGATGAATTTGGCCACCTCCTGGGGGGTTTTAGGCCTTGATGGCTTGAAGAATGAGAACGACATGATCTATAGCACAGATCAAGTTCCTACCGTCGTTCCTCAACTTTTTCCCTGGCGATCTTCGGTGAATTCTTCAGAATTAGCAGAAGCGCAACGAATCAAAGAAAAGCAGAAGCGCCGCTGGTCGgagtcttcttcttcttcttcttcgtcttcctccTGAAGCTTCTCTGTAAAATTCTGACGGAATCTTCAACCAaacattcacatttttttaatcttcaataatcaaatcaatgaacaccaaaaaagaaaaacgttGCATTATCATTCCCGAGTATAGCGTATGCTTACGAAATCGACGATGGAACTCGACGAGGGAAGAACAATGCGGGCTGTTTGGTTTAACCAATTGGATGATCCTGTCATGGACAGACTTGAAGCGACGTCGTTTGGATGGTTGTCAATTTTCCGATGCATCGGTTTGACCTAACGATTGTCGTCCTcccttttaattcttttaagtaaATACATAAATGCCTAATTATGtggattttattattatttatttttaagttctaTTCTCTAAtcatttaaagtatttttatttattattatttttaaatattattaattatttcaatcatttaataaactatataaatacactttaaattattagtttttaaatcctcgtgaaaattttatttttattaaaaaacttaatataAAGAAAACGATATTCGAGTTTAATTGTGTTTTAACTTTAATGTCGTCATATTTAAAGTTGTGTAGAATATATTaggagtgttcatatgatCATAGAACTCGACCAATTTAGACTATCAACCAAACTACAGTGACTGGGTTGGACTGAAATTTCTGGTTGATTATgtagttgacattttttttatccggtcaactcgaccaactcaaaaaatagagttacaatacaatcctattttaaaaattattactaaaattaaaaatattttatatttaagattGTAGTAATTAAtccgtatatatatatatatatatatatatatattattattattttttttattttttttttttttgtaggaaaaataatattttaattgattttttttcccagAAAATTGTATGAGACGAAGGGAAAGTTACGGGGTGGACACGTGGACACATTGCGTGCTGGCAGTTATCAACAGAGACAAGGGTATTATGGTAAATTAGTTATTTCCCTCTCCAGCCAAACCGCCGACTCCACCGATCCTCCAGATATAAATGCCTTCCTCCGATTTCCCTCCGCGCTGTTTATTTCTGCTTCTTTCTGATGCCAACAAATTCCGGTCTGAAATTCCAGCGACGAGAGATTGAAAGTTCATCGTACTCGATGCGTGGCCATGGTTGGATCAATACGGTTCTTCCTGACGAACTAATCGTTGAGATCTTCCGGTGCCTTGACTCGAAGCTGAGTCGAGATGCTTGTTCTCTCGTCTGCAGGCGTTGGCTTAAGCTCGAGCGCCTCAGCCGAACCACTCTGCGAATTGGCGCAACGGGTAGCCCCGACCTTTTTGTTCAGCTCCTAGCTCGCCGTTTCGTCAATGTAAAAAATGTCCATATTGACGAGCGCTTGGCGATATCTCTCCCCCTTCATTCAGTAAGCCATTAATTTTGACCTCAATTGTCTACTTGATATTCATTTTGTCTTATGGATGATGCCATTTCTGAGTTTTTAGGATTGGAATTTTGCTTGTTGGTTTGATTTCACGAGTGTATTATGTGTAATTGGAGAATTTGATCCGCTTATCGAGTACTTTGGAGAGTGAACTGGAATAGTGCTCATTTAAGAACGTATCGTTGGGGAATAGTGGTGTGCATTTAAGTCGGAAGAAAAGGAGGGAGTAATTGGCAGAATGGTTCAATGTTGAAGGGGACTTTACCGTGCAAGTTTGATTTAGGCCAACCCAACCCATCCTTTTATGCTAGAGAGCTCGAGAAACTGTCTTATTCAGGGAGCTGAAATTCATAAaactttgaagtttttttaatttcatcaattGAACCCTCAATTTGGACAAATCACCTTTGTTTGTTGAGTTACTATCTTCTAGATTCATAAATAGGCGTGGGATTTTCTAATCCTGAGCTCACATTTAGTTTTATGCGCTTGAAGGAGTGAGACCGATAGTTGCTTTTAGCTCTTTCATATGCTCAACtgtaaaggagaaagaaataatatgctttacctcgttcaagaagaaataggaacaGAATAAggagttcaagaataaataggtgaaagaataaataggtgaatgaGCAGTTAAGAAGGAataggagaatgaatctttctattctatttaccGAGACGAAATATTCCTATTATGTCAATGCCAACTGGGTTTGAATGTTCTTATAACCACTAAATTGGCTGGATTATGGATACTATGTTGGTTGTTTTGGATGATCCATTCATTAGtttttttggtcatttttgtGATGATATTAACTCCTCTGATTGTTTAATTGTAAAGATTTCATTTAATGAAACTAAAAGTTTAAGCTTGAAATTGAATAAGCATTGTAAAGATGTCAAAATTTTATTGGGAATGTCTATGCAGGGAAGAAGACGGCGCAATGAAGTCATGCGCTTGCCATTTAAATCACATCATGCAACTCATAATACTGGGACTGAAGGTGCGCCGGAGTCTTCTTGTCTGTCTGATGCTGGGCTAATTGCCCTCTCCATAGGTTTTCCGAACCTTGAGAAACTGAGCTTAATTTGGTGCTCGAATATCTCAAGTCAGGGCTTGACATCCCTGGCTGAGAAGTGCAAATTTTTGAAGTCACTGGATCTACAGGTAATTCATAGTCTAGTTTCCTAatttatggaagaaaaatCCCTAAATCACGGATGTGAACTTTTAGTGGAATTGATAGcttgaaattcatttaaagaaccttttcattattttaaaaatagttgtTATAGATGTTTTTCCAGATAATCAAGAATCATGTCCCTGGTCTTTAATGTTGCGTATCTACTGCGTTCTACAGTTATCTTTTCGAAACTCAACTCATTTTGGTGGCACATCAcgtctttccttttcttttcacctTCTTGTTTTTCGTAACTGTGGGTGTTCATGCTTGGTGACGCCTAAACATTTGGTGATAGCTAACATGATAGATATTTAATATCCTAGGTAGGAAAGTGGCCATCATGGTTTGGCATGTCCATTCCCTTGCATTGTGTCATTTAACATTTATACATTGAAATGGCTTCAGAAAAGACAGATGGTACAACCTGCATATACACGGTCTTCAATTATTGAAGTACTGCCACTATAGAACTTGGTCTCTTTTGTGACCAACGGCTTTATCCTAGTGGGATAGCTGAGTTGGCAATATATAAGCATACTAGCTGAAAGTATTTCTGAGTCGGGCTTTTGACTGGAATTTTGTAACGTAATGGGGTTTCTTCGGCTGGAATTGCTAGCTGATGTCTAGCTTTATTGAATcagaatttattttaagacTAACTATGTCTGGAGGCTTGTATCAATAATAATCATAGTTTCCCCAATGCATTGCCACCCATGCCTCTTATTCTCAAGGTTACTTACAATATAGGTCAATGTTCCTTCTGAGAAGTATTTGTTCTACTCTGATGTTTCCTAGGGTTGCTATGTTGGGGATAGAGGTGTAGCTGCAGTTGGGGTATTCTGTAAACTACTCAAAGATGTAAATTTTCGTTTTTGTGAAGGGCTGACTGACGTtggtttggttgaattatCCCGTGGCTGTGGGAAATCATTAAAATCATTTGGTATGGCTGCTTGTGCCAAGATAACGGATGTCGCACTAGAAGCTGTAGGCATGCACTGTAAATATCTCGAGTCCATATCGCTAGATTCCGAAGTTATCCATGACAAAGGGGTGCTTTCTCTTGCCCAAGGATGCACACTTCTTAAAGTTTTGAAGCTACAGTGTACAAATGTCACAGACGAAGCTTTGGTAGCTGTAGGCTCCTTGTGTCCTTTTCTGGAACTATTGGCTTTATACAGTTTTCAGGAATTTACAGACAAGTAAGTTTCTTTTaatcaggaaaaaaaaaaaaaaaaaaactctgaTTATTTCTATCTACACGCTTCATTTTTATGATGATCTATTACCCTTTTTTGAGTAAGCAGCTTCTTATTTGAAGGCCAAggaattataatatttgggGATTTTTCCCCTTGGTTTAAGATTACAGATGCAGCCTTTGAGTTCATTGAGCACTGAACATTATGTTTGATATTCTTCTCCAAATTATGTGTGTGTTAATGGTTGACAGATACCAGCATCAGGAAGAATCTTGATCTCAgcattcttcatttatttaccCACCCACATTTTTCTAATGATTCAGGGGACTACGTGCCATTGGAGTAGGCTGCAAGAAGTTAAAGAATCTCACTCTAAGTGATTGTTATTACCTGAGTGATATGGGCTTGGAAGCAGTTGCAGCTGGTTGTAAAGGACTAACACATCTTGAAGTTAATGGCTGCCACAACATTGGAACCATGGGACTTGAATCCATCGGAAAATCTTGCCCGTACTGTTTCTTTCCAACTCCTGAAACTATTTCTAGAACATTCAGATGGATGTATTGTCTAGATTTATTATCTAAATACTTGCATTACCCTCGTTGTTGGGTGGGTTCTTTCCGTGGAGCGATTCTCATTTACAGCAAGCATCCGACTGGTGCATCAATGGCTGTTCCTGTTTAATCACAGTAATTTTTCTCCTGGTCGTTATCtggtttttgttgtttctatCTGAATCTCTCTTCATTTTCCCTATCTTGCAGCCAACTCACTGAATTGGCTTTGCTGTATTGCCAAAAGATTGTTAACTCTGGTCTTCTTGGAATTGGTCAAAATTGCAAGTTCTTACAAGCTCTCCATTTGGTAGATTGCTCGAAAATTGGAGATGAGGCAATATGCGGTATAGCCAAAGGATgcagaaatttgaagaaactcCATATTCGACGATGCTATgaggtctctctctctctctctcgctctcgtCTACTGCATCAATCATATAAATCATTATTACAGGTCCTAgtttttgcttcaattttatttttaataaatatatcgatatatattttagtctTACTGCTGTTCTTAGTGATCATAACTAGATTGAGTTTAGCAGGATGGCTGCCCAaattagttgtttttttttttttttttctgaaaaagagaaataaagaacaaCTAATATCATCGTTTATATTATCGATTATCTCAGTGACACTTCGAAAAGTTGGCCACAATTTATCTATTGAGCTTAATGTTGGGCGTTTACTTTCCGATACCATAGAATTTGATTTTCGTATATTTGGTCTTTATACGAAATAATTAAGAATACTATTTGTAGAAGGTATTATCTGTTCATTCAATTGGTAAAACAAGTTGGATGTGGTTGAGCTTTATCAATCTGCATTAAGATATGACATTCTAGTGGGAAGGAAGAAGTTTCACTATTAATGAAGTGTTTTCTTTGGAGCTAGATTGGGAATGCAGGAATTATAGCTGTTGGAGAGAATTGCAATCTCCTCACAGATTTGAGCCTCAGATTTTGTGATAGGTGCATTCTTATCCCCCTCCTTGCCTCCCTCCCTCAACAtctcatggttttaatttttcgTAGGGTTGGCGATGAGGCGCTTATTGCCATCGGCAAGGGTTGTTCCCTTCATCAACTGAATGTTAGTGGGTGCCACCGCATTGGTGACGTCGGAATCGCAGCCATTGCTAGAGGTTGTCCCCAATTGAGTTTCTTGGACGTAAGCGTTCTTGAGGTATGCCCctcgttctctctctctctctgaagGCGAGACTCGAAGTGAACGTTTTAGTCGAAATGAACTTCTCAGAATCTGCTAGTACTTatccaaacaaaatcaatatcTTTGGACAGAACTTGGGAGATATGGCAATGGCTGAGTTAGGAGAAGGCTGCCCCTTGCTTGAGGACGTGGTACTGTCTCACTGTCACCAGATAACCGATGCAGGTATAATGCATTTAGTGAAGGGCTGCTCCATGCTCGAATCGTGTCACATGGTCTATTGTCCCAGCATTACTGCAGCTGGGGTCGCCACTGTCGTTTCTAGCTGCCCcaacataaagaaaattctgGTCGAGAAATGGAAGGTGAGCGAGAGAACGAAACGACGTGCGGGCTCAGTTATTTCCTACCTTTGCGTGGACCTCTAAATCACATTCTCGtgttcgtgttcgtgttcATGATGGTTAAGTTCAAGTAAGATTCCGTTATTGTTTCGCTTTTCAGCTGCCATTAGTTGTTGTTTTGTGCTGTATGTtttattgtaatatttaaatgCAAAAGAAGACAACATGGGAGCAATGGTTTTGTCAAGAGATAATGTTGGCAGAGCTATTGATGCTTTACTTAATTAGCAtcgttaataataataatttatagagTACAATTAAGCGGCGATCTTGATGCCTCTGTTCTAGCATGAACGAAGAATGAATATTCTTCTTTAAACAAAGGTTTAAGGCTATTacttcttttatctttttactattatattttatcattatttgtttttttagtttcatgtGAGAGTAGTGATTCATCTTTCCTAGTTGTCTACCTACTCGTGCTCCTAGTTCGATTGGAGGTACATAAGTGTGGTTCGttggaaaaaaatgttgtCTATTTTGACATGATGCGTGAATTGCTTAGCAGTGCTTCGTTACTATTAgatatatttgtatttcatCAGTCATATAACTCTGTTTGCTAATGTCATGATCATGTTTTCTAAAGCGTGTTGTCTATGGTTGCATGTCGGATGTTCCAGTCGTGTTTGTCCAGGACGTGTTGTTCATGACTGCATGTTCGTTTCAAATCCCTATTGCATGCTTTCATCGGTAGGTCTTTACTATTTCATGTTGTCTCAATAGAAGGGTGTATGATTGTTCaccaaaattatgtctatatTCATCAGGCTAAAATGGGATATGgctagttgtcaattctttcTATCCGGGCTATATGTTATCAAAACTTTTGTTGTCTAATCGCTTGTAGCTTATAaccttgtttctttttttcaaattgtttttagcgtatttctaaaatatttctttcaaatgtTACTCGAGCATACGCCAATGTTATTTGTGAAGTTCGAATTATCACCGATTGACTTGTTCGCTGAGTTATAACAATTGCTGCACAATTGCTATCTCACTGCcacaagagtgcgattgtgacactaaaCACATGATTAATATGTGACCGTCCTTGATcggacaatatttaaaattgaaatgctATCCTATTCGaactcaattaattgattaataatatcttaatcCATTAATAAATTCCATGATTAAATTTGCATGGTTTAATTTTGGGGATCATTCACGccatattaatttagttaatatttaaatttcaggtcataatttgattaatctaaatttatttcggctggaaaatattaattttcccTATAACTCAAAcataatagaaaatttcacTTTTACTGCAAAATAATATActttaaatttggaattttccttttttatggATTTGCCCGTTGCAAAACCAATAGACGCCCTGTCGTTTGCATCCATCTTTATATAAGCCATTCTTCGGACCGTTATTGAGCACCCGTTGCGAAGAAGAAGCCAGTGTCTGATTGTTGCAGCATCAGAGCCATTTGGATCTTCAGAAATTTCGACGCTATTATTTTCTCCAGGTTATCATTTCCTCATctgattatattatttatggaatatatcttagatattatatcttaatattcttctatttatgaattgatttagagtatattttattttattattagtatttaattcttttatattttcctcatttgtactCGTTGTATCTTATTTAAAGAATATCAATATGAATGATAATACAACcttcccaattctattttctatctcattcttaacatggtatcagaacacCGATCTTGATATTCCTAATATCAGAGCACCGATCGTGGTATTCCTAATACCTCCTTGGACTCAGAGTCCAAGGGGAGTATTAAACCTAAAGTCAAACCCTAACTCAATCAGTGAAGCCTTTACGCCGATCATCCAATATCAAGAATACGttataagcatcttcaaatttctcaccaagctcaaaggtgacatattcaagatgttcgtattttctttcacagcCTCTCAAGTGATCCAAAGCACTGATCTTGGTGTTATTATCTACTAAAGCATTTATGCATGGACCAAGAAGTGATCAgggaggatattcacttgttccaaatcaaattaaatgggacaaGTTACAATTCTCAAGTCAATCATTGCGACTTATTTCTGAGTCTTGcatctttcttgaaaattcaataatttcttgaaagtctaaaaatgcaaaccaatcAAAAGCGGTCTATTTTTTTACGGATATTTTCAATACTGGAAAGACAAGAGCGAAAGACAACttgggtgttattgacctaccgtaaagacaagttggacgtgattgacatacactctccaacttgaggaggagtgttgagatatattatttatggaatatatcttagatattatatcttaatattcttctatttatgaattgatttagagtatattttattttattattagtatttaattcttttatattttcctcatttgtactCGTTGTATCTTATTTAAAGAATATCAATATGAATGATAATACAACcttcccaattctattttctatctcattcttaacatggtatcagaacacCGATCTTGATATTCCTAATATCAGAGCACCGATCGTGGTATTCCTAATACCTCCTTGGACTCAGAGTCCAAGGGGAGTATTAAACCTAAAGTCAAACCCTAACTCAATCAGTGAAGCCTTTACGCCGATCATCCAATATCAAGAATACGttataagcatcttcaaatttctcaccaagctcaaaggtGACATAGTCAAGatgttcgtattttctttcacagcCTCTCAAGTGATCCAAAGCACTGATCTTGGTGTTATTATCTACTAAAGCATTTATGCATGGACCAAGAAGTGATCAgggaggatattcacttgttccaaatcaaattaaatgggacaaGTTACAATTCTCAAGTCAATCATTGCGACTTATTTCTGAGTCTTGcatctttcttgaaaattcaataatttcttgaaagtctaaaaatgcaaaccaatcAAAAGCGGTCTATTTTTTTACGGATATTTTCAATACTGGAAAGACAAGAGCGAAAGACAACttgggtgttattgacctaccgtaaagacaagttggacgtgattgacatacactctccaacttgaggaggagtgttgagatatattatttatggaatatatcttagatattatatcttaatattcttctatttatgaattgatttagagtatattttattttattatcaatatttaat is part of the Cucurbita pepo subsp. pepo cultivar mu-cu-16 chromosome LG12, ASM280686v2, whole genome shotgun sequence genome and harbors:
- the LOC111807355 gene encoding F-box/LRR-repeat protein 4-like, whose translation is MPTNSGLKFQRREIESSSYSMRGHGWINTVLPDELIVEIFRCLDSKLSRDACSLVCRRWLKLERLSRTTLRIGATGSPDLFVQLLARRFVNVKNVHIDERLAISLPLHSGRRRRNEVMRLPFKSHHATHNTGTEGAPESSCLSDAGLIALSIGFPNLEKLSLIWCSNISSQGLTSLAEKCKFLKSLDLQGCYVGDRGVAAVGVFCKLLKDVNFRFCEGLTDVGLVELSRGCGKSLKSFGMAACAKITDVALEAVGMHCKYLESISLDSEVIHDKGVLSLAQGCTLLKVLKLQCTNVTDEALVAVGSLCPFLELLALYSFQEFTDKGLRAIGVGCKKLKNLTLSDCYYLSDMGLEAVAAGCKGLTHLEVNGCHNIGTMGLESIGKSCPQLTELALLYCQKIVNSGLLGIGQNCKFLQALHLVDCSKIGDEAICGIAKGCRNLKKLHIRRCYEIGNAGIIAVGENCNLLTDLSLRFCDRVGDEALIAIGKGCSLHQLNVSGCHRIGDVGIAAIARGCPQLSFLDVSVLENLGDMAMAELGEGCPLLEDVVLSHCHQITDAGIMHLVKGCSMLESCHMVYCPSITAAGVATVVSSCPNIKKILVEKWKVSERTKRRAGSVISYLCVDL